The genomic segment CTTCAGCCTCATGCTCTACATGCTGGTCTACGCCTTCATGACCCTCGGCGCCTTCGGGGTCGTGACGCTGCTCCGCCGGGAAGGGGTCGAAGGGGACGAGATCCGCGACTTCGCGGGCCTGGCCCGCAAAGACCGGCTGACGGCCTTCGCGATGCTGATCTTCATGTTCTCGCTGGCCGGGATCCCGCCGACGGCCGGCTTCGTCGCGAAGTTTTATATTTTCATGGCGGCGGTCAACGCGCACCTGACTTGGCTGGTCGTCCTCGGGGTGGTCTTCACGGCCGTCTCGGCCTATTTCTATCTGCGGGTCGTGATGGTAATGTACATGAAGGAGCCCGACCAGGCGGTCCAGCTCGTGGCCCCGCGGGGGGCCGTCGTGGTCCTGGCCGTCGCGGCCGCGGCGGTGCTGCTGCTGGGAATCTATCCCAGCCCGTTTTTGGATTACGCCCAGCAGGCCGTGCTCAAGTTGCGCTAACCGTTTGAAGCGGAGGAATGGTTGAAGTGAATTCCATGGTTAGATTGTTGCGGCGCGGGTTGAATCGTTCACCGCGGGCTTTGAGATCCCTGTTGATCCTAATCGCCGTTTTCGGCGCGGTCGGGACTGCGGCGGCCGACGCCGACGTCAAGTTCGGCGGCGAGTTCCTCACGCGATATTTTTACGACAATAACATGACCGATCCCCGCGGCAACGGCGTGGGCCCCTGCCGGGGGCCGGACGGGGTGCCGGGAACGGCCGACGACAGCTGCAAGGACCAGGAGTCCTTCGCCGACGCCCGCTTCCGCTTGAAGATCATGGCGACCGAGGACATCGTGACGGGCGTGGTCCTGGTCGATTTCTTCAACGGGCGGCAGGGTCGGGACGCGGCCACGCTCAACGCCCCGTTGACGGGCAACGGGACCGGCGATCGGATCCTGGGGAGCCAGGGTTTCGGCCAGAGTTTGAACACCGTGGACCTAAGGGAAGGGTATCTCCGGATCAGCTGGCCGGCGGCCCACCTGGTCATCGGCCGCCAGGCCGTCACCCTGGGCCACGCGATGATCCTGGACGACACGGCGGACGCCGTCGCGGTGGCGATCCCGATCGGATGGGCCAGCTTCACCGTCATGGATCTATTTCTGGACAACACGGCCAACGGGACCGGGAGCACGTCGGCCTATCTGGCCGATTTCAACATCGACCCGACGGCCGCGTTCAAATCGAGCCTCTTCGCGTTGTTTCTGAAGGACCGCGGACCGAACCTTTCCTTCGGCCAGACCGCGTTCTTCGCCCCGTGCGGGATCGGGACTTCCGCCGACTGTCCGGTTTCCAATTTCGGAGACGACCAGGCGACGGTCGCGACCCTGGGATGGGCCATGGATCGTCAGGGGGCATCCTTGCGTTGGGCCACCGAGCTGGATTTCCTCAAAGGCACGATCCACACCAACGATCCCACCGTTCTGAATCCGTCCGGGCGCGATGTCAAGCTGAAGGGGGGAAACGCCCTCGGAGAGTTCGGCTGGACGGGGGGCCGGCTCGACGCGCTTCTGACCGGTCTGTACACGACCGGACAGAAGGCCGCCGACCTTCCGCCGAACGGAGGCAAGATGAACATCAACGCCATCTCCCCCAATTTCGTCCTGGGCAACATCCTTGTGAACAACGAGACGACGAGCGATCGGGACGGCGGGAACATCGGGGGCCTCACCGCGGCCAAACTGGCGATCGGCTTTAGACCGGACGCCGTGTTCCGCGCCGAGCTGGCCGGGATCTGGGCCCGGCTGACGGAAGAACCGGCGGCCCAGGCCTCGCGCAGTCTCGGCTGGGAATGGGACGCCAACGCCGCCTGGCAATTGGACCCGCACCTCGTCTTGACGGGCGGTTTCGGCTTCCTCATATCCGGCAAGGCCTGGACGGTCCTGTTCAGCGATCCGCGGGTCAACAACATGATCAAGGTCTCGACGAAACTGAGCTACACCTTTTGAACCCGGGACGCCTTTTATTGTATATTATTCGTAAAACAAATTTGGAGGACATGCTCATGAAATTCATCAAGATCTTCATCATCGCGGCGGGGGCGGGTCTGTTGACGGCCGGGGCCGCCCTGGCCGAAAACAGCCTCCAGTCGGGCGCCAAGGCCCTTTCGTTCGGGATTGTCGACCGGGGCGTCGAGATTTCCGGAAGAGTTTTTCCGAACAACGACCTGGCGGTCCTGGGGGGAATCGGCATCGCCCACGCAAGCAACGACGAAAGCACGACGGATTACAGCCTGTCGGCCGGGGTCCGCAAATACCTCCGGAGAAGCGACCTGGCCCCCTTCGTCGGCGGGGAGGCCTCCTTCAAGCGGAACGACGTCGTCGTGGGCTCCGGCGGGGGAACGGACGTCGAGTCGGAGAAGACCTTCGAGATCGACGGCGTTTTCGGCGTGGAGTATTTCTTCGCCAAGCAGGTCAGCGTCGACGCCCAGGTCGGGGTCGGCATCTCCGACATCCACAACGTCAACGGGAGCGGAGCGAACGAAACGCAGTTCGGGACCTTCAGCTCGGGCGTGACGGTGAACTTCTATCTGCCGTGACGAGGGACCCCCTATTTTCTTATGATTAAATTTACGGCCTATAACAACGTCGCCATCCCTTCCTTTCTGTACGGAACCGCCTGGAAGAAGGAGGCCACCGCGAGACTGGTTCAGCTGGCCGTTGCTTCGGGCTTCACCGCCGTCGACACGGCCAATCAGCTCATCCATTACGATGAAGCCCTCGTGGGCGAGGCCCTGCTTGCGCTCGGCCGGAAGGGCGTCAAGCGGGAAGCGCTTTTTCTGCAGACCAAGTTTACGCCGGCCGGGGGCCAGGACCATCGCACGCCCTATGACGCCTCCGCGGATATCACCACCCAGGTCGGACAGTCCTTTGAAAGCTCGCTGAAACACCTTCATACGGACTACATCGACTCTTATGTCCTGCACGGACCCTATTCACGCGCGGGACTGGGAGCGGAGGACTGGGAGGTTTGGGCCGCGCTGGAAGGGATCCATCGGTCGGGCAAAGCGAAGATGATCGGCATCTCCAACGTCAACGCCGGACAATTAAGACTGCTGTGCGAGAAGGCGGCCGTCAAGCCCATGGTGGTGCAGAACCGCTGTTATGCCGTTACGGGCTGGGACCAAGACGTCCGGGAGGTCTGCCGGGCCCGCGGGATCATCTATCAGGGCTTCTCGCTCTTGACCGCGAACCGGGATATCCTGGGCGATCCGGACATCGCGGCGATCGCCCTGCGCCTGGGGACGGGTCCTCTTCAGGTCATCTTCCGCTTTGCGATGCAAATCGGGATTCTGCCGTTGACCGGAACGACGAGCGAGCGGCACATGAAGGAGGATTTAGAAGCCCTGAACCTGGAACTCACCCCGGATGAAACGAAGTTGATTGAAACGATCGCGGTGTAATGATGGGCACCGCAATATAAAAACCTGAGGATACCGGCCATTCTAAGAACTCCGGGACTCCGAACCTTCCATGGGTACTCGAAAGGAGACGTCATGAAAAAAACCGCCATCGCCGCCATGCTCTGGCTTGCCGTTGCGTCACCCGTCATCGCCGCCGAAGGGACTCCGCCGGCCCAGGGGGCCGACCCCAATTTCGATCAAAGGAAGGCGACGATTCTAAAGATGTTAGACGCCCGGATCGCCAACATGCAACTGCTGAAGAGTTGCGTCGATAAAACCAAGAGTCAGGAAGATATAAAGACCTGCATGCAAAACAACAGTGCCCGGATGCAACAGCGCCGTCCGGGAGGCCCGGGACAGGGCGGCCCGGACGGTCCCAAGACCCCGTAGTTCATCGGCGGATCGGATTCGCCGCCCCGACGCGTATATTCGATCTGCATCATTATATATAGGTTCAATAGAGAGGATGGGCGGGGGGTGCGTATTTGCCGCCGGTGGTTCGAGTGAATCAAAGATGCGGGTCGATAACGGCGAACATCCTTTCAGCCACCTAGGCCAGTTGCTCTGCCTTGCTTTGTTTCTGGTTCTTTGGGTAGTGGACTCGTTTGTCCTTCACCTGTCGACATCCCTCTCGAATTTCGTGCCGCTGTATGTCCGGCTGGTCTTCCTGGGACTTTCTCTGGCCGGCGCCGTCTATCTTGTCCGCTCCGCGCACGGGGTCGTCCGTCCGGACGAGCGTCCGGCCGGCGTGGTGACGACCGGAGCCTTCAAATACGTAAGGCATCCCATCTATCTGGGAAGCCTCCTGACCTACCTCGGACTTGCGATCTCGACGGGATCGCTTCTCTCCCTCGCGTTGCTCGCGGGGATCTTTCTTTTCCACAATTCCATTGCGAGCTATGAGGAAGAAGTGCTGCTGGCGAGGTTCGGAGAGGAGTATGGACGCTATAAGAAAAGAACGGGGAAATGGGTTCCGAGAATCGGCGGAAGGGCTGAGGAAACCGATGCCGTCTAAACGCCGCGCGTCCTGTCATCCGTCTTCGATGGGAATATTGACCCGTCCCGCCTAAAGCGGTATAATCCTCCTCATTCCTCCGTCGCGGGCCGATCCTGCCGACTCTAACTTTCACGCGGCGCCATCTGGCGGAGGGAGAGGAATTGTCCATGCCCGGCCTCTTTTTGTTCATCTCTCAAAACTCATCCATCCAGTGTCCGTCACGTTATCCGCGTTCTTTAATGAAGAGTTTTATCGCTATCCCAATTATGGTCACTATCAGTCTCGGCTCCTTACCTGTGTTCGCAACAGGTGGGGTTGAGAATGATCCATGTAAAGTGCTCGTGCCATCTGAACTGCTCGCTCAAGTAAAGGCCATGAAAAACCCGCTTCCTTCCAGTCTGAAAATTATTGATGATGGAAAAGCTATATACGAAGGCAAGGGGACCTGTTTTACCTGTCATGGTTTGAGCGGCAAAGGGGACGGAGATAAAGCAAAATCTCTGGATCCCGCTCCTCGAAATCTCACGAATCCAAAATTCCAAGATTGCAAAACGGATGGAGAAATATTCTGGGTCATCAGGTATGGAATCCCAGGTACTGGCATTATGCCATTGACCAACATACATACTCTTCCTAAAGGTGTTCTTATTACTGATAACGAGGCTTGGACGCTTACCCAATACGTGCGGACCTTCAAGGGTAAATAAAAGAAATAGAGTCCATGAAAGACTTCGGGCGCGGCATTCTAGTCTCGAATTCGGTATTGCTTTCTGAAAGTATTAATTTTTTATAAAATTGTTGCGTGTATTTATAAATGAATATATTAATATTTATACTATCAATAGCTTTCCTTTGCGGTAATGCAGTGGCCGAAGAGGGATCTTGTACGAAGGCTGAAGCGATGGAAGCCGAAAGCTCGGTCTCACGGCTGACTAATTGGGAAGATGTTTACAAATCGTTTAAGAAGTTTCGGTTCTGTGATGACGGAGCTATTGCCGATGGATATTCTGATGTGGTCGTACGATTGCTTTCAAATCAGTGGAGTCAATTAAAGGCGCTTATTAAGCTTTCATCATCCGATAAGGAATTTTTTGTATTCGTAGTAAAACACATTGATGCGACCGCTGACAAATCTGATGTTGAAAATATCATCGTCAACAGCGGTACAAAATGCCCTGAGTCAGCGAAGACCGTTTGTTCAAAGATTGAGAAATCTGCAAGAGAAGCGTTAATAGAGATTCAGAAATATAGTAAGCCGTAACACCCTCGCGCGCGGGCGGGGTAGGGTTTAGATATTGCTCTTTATCGCTGAGAGGATGGAATGGCCAAAATCATCGTCGGGGTGATGGGACCGGGAGATTCCGCAAGCGAGGAAGATTGCCGAAACGCCCGTGAACTCGGGCGGCGGATCGCGCTTGAGGGGTGGGCCGTGTTGAGCGGCGGACTCTCGGTCGGCGTCATGGACGCGGTCAGCCGCGGGGCGAAGGAGGCGGGGGGTCTCGTGATCGGCGTTCTTCCGACGGCCGATCGTCAGGGCGCCTCCCCCGCGGTCGACATTCCTATTGTCACCGGCATGGGGAGCGGCC from the Nitrospiria bacterium genome contains:
- a CDS encoding aldo/keto reductase; translated protein: MIKFTAYNNVAIPSFLYGTAWKKEATARLVQLAVASGFTAVDTANQLIHYDEALVGEALLALGRKGVKREALFLQTKFTPAGGQDHRTPYDASADITTQVGQSFESSLKHLHTDYIDSYVLHGPYSRAGLGAEDWEVWAALEGIHRSGKAKMIGISNVNAGQLRLLCEKAAVKPMVVQNRCYAVTGWDQDVREVCRARGIIYQGFSLLTANRDILGDPDIAAIALRLGTGPLQVIFRFAMQIGILPLTGTTSERHMKEDLEALNLELTPDETKLIETIAV
- a CDS encoding isoprenylcysteine carboxylmethyltransferase family protein, which codes for MRVDNGEHPFSHLGQLLCLALFLVLWVVDSFVLHLSTSLSNFVPLYVRLVFLGLSLAGAVYLVRSAHGVVRPDERPAGVVTTGAFKYVRHPIYLGSLLTYLGLAISTGSLLSLALLAGIFLFHNSIASYEEEVLLARFGEEYGRYKKRTGKWVPRIGGRAEETDAV
- a CDS encoding cytochrome c; protein product: MPGLFLFISQNSSIQCPSRYPRSLMKSFIAIPIMVTISLGSLPVFATGGVENDPCKVLVPSELLAQVKAMKNPLPSSLKIIDDGKAIYEGKGTCFTCHGLSGKGDGDKAKSLDPAPRNLTNPKFQDCKTDGEIFWVIRYGIPGTGIMPLTNIHTLPKGVLITDNEAWTLTQYVRTFKGK
- a CDS encoding cytochrome, which produces MAKIIVGVMGPGDSASEEDCRNARELGRRIALEGWAVLSGGLSVGVMDAVSRGAKEAGGLVIGVLPTADRQGASPAVDIPIVTGMGSGRNNINALTSDLVIACGMSAGTASEIALAVRAGKAVILLTSDEPAIRFFQSLDPKKVFPAKDPAEAIEIA